In the genome of Streptomyces sp. 846.5, the window GGCCTGCGGGGTGTTCATCGGTGACACCACCCTGATCCTGCTCACCTCGCTCGGCGCCGCCTCCCTGCTCAAGGCCACCCCGCTGGTCTTCGACGCGGTGAAGCTGGTCGGCGCGGCGTACCTGGTCTACATCGGCTACGGCATGCTGAAGTCGGCCCGCCAGATGTGGCGCGAACGCAGGGCCGACCCCGCCACCGCCCCCGAGGCCGCAGCCCCCCTGGACGAGCGCGAGCGCCCGTTCCGCCGGGCCCTGGTGATCAGCCTGCTGAACCCGAAGGCGATCCTCTTCCTGCTGTCCTTCTTCGTGCAGTTCGTCGACCCCGGCTACGGGCAGCCCGCGCTCTCCTTCGTGATCCTGGGCGCGACGCTCCAGCTCTGCAGCGTGCTCTACCTCACCACGCTGATACTCGCCGGCACCGCCCTGGCCAAGGCCTTCCGCCGCCGTCGCCGCCTCTCGGCCGGCCTCACCACCGGCGTCGCCGCCCTCTTCATCGGCTTCGCTGCCAAGCTCGCCACCGCCTCCACCGGCTGACCCGCCCAGCCACCCGCGAACCCGAAACCCCGTAAGGATCACCTCTGCGGACTGTGTAGACTAACCCCCGTTGCCGGTCACAGACCGTCGACATCGCCGCCTTAGCTCAGTTGGCCAGAGCAACGCACTCGTAATGCGTAGGTCTCGGGTTCGAATCCCGAAGGCGGCTCCCTAGTGAACCCCAGGTCAGGCCGCTGACCTGGGGTTTTTCGCTCCCGTGGCGACCCTGTTGCCCATTTTTGTTGGCGGCTGGTGATCATGCTGTCGTGGCTGTCACGGTGGTGTGTGCGGTCGGGCGTCTTCCGTTCCCCGGCGGCGGGGGTGGGGCGATGTCGATGGAGCCGATGCCGTGGCCGGAGCCGGTCGGTGAGGTGGTGCGGGCGGTGCGGGCGAAGAACTACGGGCGCAGGACACCGCTGGCGGTGGCGGTGCGGGGCCGGCTTGGGGAGTTGTTTCCCGACCAGGAGTACGTGCAGGCGTTCGGGAGGACGGGTCCGGCGGGCTGGTCGCCTGGCCGACTGGCGCTGGTGACGGTGCTTCAGATGGCGGAGAACCTGACCGACCGGCAGGCCGCCGATGCGGTGCGCGATCGGTTGTCGTGGATGTACGCCTTGGGCCTGGACCTGGGGGACACCGGTTTCGACCATACGGTCCTGACGCAGTTCCGGGACCGGGTGATCGCGCACGGCCTGGAGGAGAAGGTGCTGGACCTGCTGCTGGCGCGGCTGAAGGAACTGGGGCTGCTGCAGGCCGGCGGCAAGCAGCGCACCGACTCCACGCACGTCATCAGCGCGGTGCGGGACCTGAACCGGCTGGAGCTGGCCGGGGAGAGCGTGCGCGCGGCGGTGCAGGCCCTGTCGGCGGCCGCTCCGGACTGGGTCGCACAGGTGCTGGACGTGTCGTCCTGGTCGCGGCGCTACGACACCCATATCGATGTCTACCGGATTCCCGCGTCGGCGGTCGGGCGCGAGCAGTTGGCCGTCTCGTATGCCAAGGACGGCTATCAGCTGCTGCGGGCCGTTTACGATCGGTGTTCCCCGCAGTGGCTGCGCGAGCTGCCCGCGGTGCAGGTGCTGCGCACGGTGCTGGTGCAGAACTTCCGCGTAGACGTCGACGCCCGCGGCCGGGAGCACGTCACGCGCCGGCAGGACGTCACTGAGGGCGGGGACGGCCGTCCGCCGGGGGCGTTGCGCATCGCCTCGCCCTACGACCTCGACACCCGGTGGGCGGCCAAGCGCGCCCTGTTCTGGAACGGGTTCAAGCTGCACGTCACCGAGACGTGCACCGACGCGGCGGAGGAGGACAGGCATGCCCCGAACCTGATCACGGACGTGGCCACCACCGCGTCCACGGTCCCCGACATCCAGGCGTTACCCGGGATCCACGCGCGGGAGAAAGAACGCGGCCTGCTGCCGGAGCGGCACTACCTCGACGCCGGGTACTCCAGCGCGGAGGCGATGCGCACCGCGCTGTCGCGGCACGGCGTCGCGCTGATCACCCCGGCGCTGCTGGACACCTCCCGTCAGGCCAGGCAGAAGGAGGGCTTCGCCACCGCGAACTTCACCATCGACTGGAAGCATCGGCTGGCCGTCTGCCCGATGGGGCAGGCCAGTTCGTCGTGGAGCCCGTGCCGGCAGGGCAACCGCCCGGTGATCGTGGTGACCTTCGCGAAGCTGACCTGCCGGCCCTGCCCCGCCCGGCCGCAGTGCACGCGCGCCAGGAGCGGAGCCCGGCAACTGTCGCTGCCCGGCGAGCCCCGCGCCGAGGTCCTGCTGCGTCAACGCCGAGCCGAACAGGACACCGATGACTGGCAGGCCGACTACGCCCTGCGCTCCGGAGTGGAGGGCACCATCCGCCAGACGGTCGCGGTCACCGGCGCCCGCCGGGCCCGCTACCGCGGCCAAGCCAAAACCCACCTCGAACATGTCACCGGCGCCTGCGCCCTCAACATCCATCGCCTGGACGCATGGTGGAACGAACGCGCACTCGACCGCGCCCGCGTCAGCCACCTCGCCCGTCTCGAAATCAGCCTCACCACGACTTAACCGCCAATGGGCAACAGGGTCCGTGGCGATGGAAAGTGCTCGAATCCGGCACTGTTGACCTACGCATTCCATGCGTAGGTCAACAGTGGACGACTCTCGGTTAACTATGGCGGGATAGTTCGCTGACCTGGGCATTTATGGTGATGGCGATCCTGATTGACGGGTAGTCACCGCTCAGGTGAGGCCATTGTGTGGCCATTGCTGCAGCGGTGCTGCAGAGACGGCTGCACGTGAGGCATCGCAGAGGCTTGTTCTCGATTTGGTTCGTTGTGCGGATGCAACAACAACGAAGGTTGGCGAATCGAACTGCTGATCATACGTGCTGACGACGATCTGAGCTGCGAGCCTCGATTCCTCAGAGGCGATGGCTGACGCGCGACGGGGTCACTTCGCCCTTCGCCCTTGGGTGGAACTCGGTCTGGCGTTGCGTGCCGCCGCGTGACCGCGTTCCTCTGCCACGCCTCGCTGTCTCTGGGCGAGCGCCGCCGCGCAGAGGAGGCATTCGCCGAAGCCCGCGACTGCGTGATCGTCTCCACCAGCACCCTGGAACTGGGCATCGATGTCGGTGACCCGGACCGCGTCATCCAGACCGACTCGCCCAGGTCCAGGACGGTGGCCAGGCAGAGCTTGACCTCGCCGGTCTCAATCTCGGTCATGTCGCCGACCCACAAGACGGGTGTGCAATATCCCGCGAGTTCGCCGTGCCCCTCAGTCCTCGGCGTGGGGTCTGATCAGGCGCTTCGCCACCCTCGGCCTACGCGTCCACGTGTAGATCATGATGATTCCTCAGGAATTCCGAAGGACCATCGTGATCCGCACGGACCCGCCACCCCGTCTGTCAGGCCGACCTGCGGCAACTGGAGAGGAAGCCAGGACGAACCTGTGGGATGTCGCACAACGCTTTGGTCACGGGCCGGGCGGCTCGGGCGGGGGCGTGGCTGCTGGGCTTACTTGCCAGAGCCGGTGTGGTAGCCGACGGGGTTGACGATGACGTCCGGAACGCTGCCGCTGGTGGCGGATATGGTGATGGTCAGTGCGTTGAGATTCACGATCCCCCCGACCGTCTCGTTGGGCGGGGTGACCAGGAGGCGGGTGTAGGTCTTGCTGGCGCCGGTGGTTTCCGGGCTGTACTGCAGCAGGAAGCGGGTCTCCTCGCCGGGCCCGATGGTGACGGTGGACGCCGTGGCGTCGGCGCGGGCGGCGTCGGGCCCGGTGTCGCCCAGTCCGTTGGGGCCCACGAGCTGGACGCCCGGGAAGCCGTGCATGCTGCACGTGCTGGAACCGGTGTTCTTCATGTTGACGACTATCTCGTTCTTGGTCCCGGTGGAGGCGACGCTCAGGGCGAGATGGTCGGTCTTGCATATGGAGCCCGTCGAGGAGGAACCCGAGATCGAGCCCTGGCCGCCGGTGGAAGTGCCGGCGATCGGGGCACCACTCGCGCCGGTGGAGGTGCCGCCGGCGGTGGAACCGCTTGCGCCGGTGGAACTGCCGGCGATGGGAGCACCGCTCGCGCCGGCGGACGTGCTCGCACTCGCGGACGTGCTCGCACTGGCGGACGCGCCGGTGTTGGCGGAAGCGTGCGATCCGCCGCTGCTGCATGCAGTCAGCGAGAGGCTGGCAGCGGCGACGATGAGGGCGACGGCGGACATCTTCTTGACGCGCATTGGTACTCCTGGGAAAAGGTGTCGTATCGGTTGCTCGCCCGGCTGAGCGGCCACAGTTGTTTCATAGGAGGCCTGTTCCGGGCGATGAGTTGCAGGAGGGGTTGCACCAAGACACTTCTGTGACAGGTGAGTTGACGTGCCGTAACAGGGAGGCGGAGAAACCTGGACAGACCGGGCGCATGACAACGGCTGCCGGGCCCTGAAGGCACTCGCGGTGAAGCGTGCGTCATCCCACGGGTTCGTCCTCGCTTCCTCTCCAGTTGCCGCAGGTCGGTCTGGCAGACGGGGGTGGTGGGTTGGTGTCGTCGCGCGGCAGCAGGTCCACTTGCTCGGGCGCGATCTCGCGGATCGTACGGGCCGCCTGGGTCTGAACGACGATGCCCGTGAGGTGATGGGCGACGAAGTCGTGCAGTTCGCAGGCGAGTTCCGGGCATTCGCGCTGGCGCGTGTCGGCCACGGCGCGGCGTCTGCGGTCGTCGAGGCTGCGCAGATAGGAGCCGAGGCCGACGGTGCCGCCGGTGAGGAGGTTCAGGAGGAGGGAGAAAATGATGTCGCCGCTGTCCTCCAGCCGCACTGGGCTCCGCCGCGCCCCGGGGTGTCACCGCGGGCCTGGTGCCCGGGGGATGCGCCTCTCCCTCGAGGTCGGCCCCGGGCGGACAGGCTTCGGTCAGACCGTTGCCGTCAGGGTGACGTCGATGTTCCCGCGGGTGGCGTTGGAGTACGGGCAGACCTGGTGGGTGGTCTCCACCAGCTTGTCGGCGGTGGCCTGGTCCAGGCCGGGCAGGTGTGCGGTCAGCGTGACGGCCAGGGTGAAACCCTTCTCGTCCAGGTTGAGCAGGCTCACCTGGGAGGTGACGGTCGACCCGGGCACCTTCAGTCCCTGCTGGCCGGCGATCAGTCGCAGGCCGTTGTGGAAGCAGGCGGCGTAGCCGGCTGCGAACAGCTGCTCGGGGTTGGTCTTGTCCCCGCCGGGACCGCCCATCTGCGCCGGTACGGCGAGGAGTTCGTCCAGCACGCCGTCGGTGGTGCGGACTTCGCCGTTGCGGCCGTCGCCGGTCGAGATCGCTTCGGTGGTGTAGAGGACAGCCATGGTGACTCCTGGTTCGTGGGCCGCGGGAGTGCGGCGGGTGGAAGGTGGTGCGGGGAACACATCAGTGGTGGGACGGGGTCCGGGGACTGCCTCTCGGTGGTGGTCCCGCTCGTTTCTCCATGGAGGTTGCCTCGGTGTCCGGGCATGCGGGGTCGCGCATGCGTCAGTGCAGGGTGCGAAAGGGGGGTGTGGTCCAGCTGGTTGCGCCACGCTTCCCTGTGGCGTCCGCGACCCGGCCGGTTGCGCGGGTTCCGGTGCCGGCCGGTCACTGGTCCGAGTATGGGCGCAGGGTGCGGCGCTCGCCTGCCCC includes:
- the leuE gene encoding leucine efflux protein LeuE, coding for MFGVVHYGTYAVGALLIVLLPGPNSMYVLSVAARRGVRTGFRSACGVFIGDTTLILLTSLGAASLLKATPLVFDAVKLVGAAYLVYIGYGMLKSARQMWRERRADPATAPEAAAPLDERERPFRRALVISLLNPKAILFLLSFFVQFVDPGYGQPALSFVILGATLQLCSVLYLTTLILAGTALAKAFRRRRRLSAGLTTGVAALFIGFAAKLATASTG
- a CDS encoding IS1182 family transposase, yielding MAVTVVCAVGRLPFPGGGGGAMSMEPMPWPEPVGEVVRAVRAKNYGRRTPLAVAVRGRLGELFPDQEYVQAFGRTGPAGWSPGRLALVTVLQMAENLTDRQAADAVRDRLSWMYALGLDLGDTGFDHTVLTQFRDRVIAHGLEEKVLDLLLARLKELGLLQAGGKQRTDSTHVISAVRDLNRLELAGESVRAAVQALSAAAPDWVAQVLDVSSWSRRYDTHIDVYRIPASAVGREQLAVSYAKDGYQLLRAVYDRCSPQWLRELPAVQVLRTVLVQNFRVDVDARGREHVTRRQDVTEGGDGRPPGALRIASPYDLDTRWAAKRALFWNGFKLHVTETCTDAAEEDRHAPNLITDVATTASTVPDIQALPGIHAREKERGLLPERHYLDAGYSSAEAMRTALSRHGVALITPALLDTSRQARQKEGFATANFTIDWKHRLAVCPMGQASSSWSPCRQGNRPVIVVTFAKLTCRPCPARPQCTRARSGARQLSLPGEPRAEVLLRQRRAEQDTDDWQADYALRSGVEGTIRQTVAVTGARRARYRGQAKTHLEHVTGACALNIHRLDAWWNERALDRARVSHLARLEISLTTT
- a CDS encoding DUF4232 domain-containing protein is translated as MRVKKMSAVALIVAAASLSLTACSSGGSHASANTGASASASTSASASTSAGASGAPIAGSSTGASGSTAGGTSTGASGAPIAGTSTGGQGSISGSSSTGSICKTDHLALSVASTGTKNEIVVNMKNTGSSTCSMHGFPGVQLVGPNGLGDTGPDAARADATASTVTIGPGEETRFLLQYSPETTGASKTYTRLLVTPPNETVGGIVNLNALTITISATSGSVPDVIVNPVGYHTGSGK
- a CDS encoding histidine kinase dimerization/phosphoacceptor domain-containing protein encodes the protein MRLEDSGDIIFSLLLNLLTGGTVGLGSYLRSLDDRRRRAVADTRQRECPELACELHDFVAHHLTGIVVQTQAARTIREIAPEQVDLLPRDDTNPPPPSARPTCGNWRGSEDEPVG
- a CDS encoding organic hydroperoxide resistance protein, coding for MAVLYTTEAISTGDGRNGEVRTTDGVLDELLAVPAQMGGPGGDKTNPEQLFAAGYAACFHNGLRLIAGQQGLKVPGSTVTSQVSLLNLDEKGFTLAVTLTAHLPGLDQATADKLVETTHQVCPYSNATRGNIDVTLTATV